Sequence from the Colletotrichum higginsianum IMI 349063 chromosome 6, whole genome shotgun sequence genome:
AAACCCCTAAGTCTAAACTAAAAGATTCATGTAATAGGTAATATCAGGCAGCTTGAGGACTCACCCTAGCCTATGGGTTTTTTACATTACGTCCTTGGGTTTGTAGCAGAGCTGGCGGCAATTGGTGAGTGTAAATAAGATAATAAAAGTGTAATCGAATTTTAATAGAAACGCTATCTATACCTACACTAGACGCCGAAGAGGTTGAGATCCCACCATGATCTCAAGGAAGGGAAACCCCGGGTGCCACCTCCTGCAACCCAAATCACTCGCAGGACGAAAGCGGAATCCAGCCTGCCTCAGCCCGACTTCCTCGGCGTCAGGTGGACCATCAAGCCCGGCTTGTGCCAGAGGACGAAGACTGGGTGATCGATCCAGTTTCTGCTCTCAGGGGCCAGTTGGAGGTCAAAATTCCAGATAATCCTGGAGAGGATAATCCGCATCTCAGCGTAGGCGAGGTTCATGCCGATGCAGTTCCTGGGCCCGGTATGGAACGGCATGAGCGCGTCTCCGCGGTCGTTGGCGAACTCGGCGTCGCCCAACCACCTCTCGGGCCGGAACTCAAAGGGCTTGGCAAAGTTCTTCTCGGTGTGGTACATTGCCCAGTGCCAGACGGCCAAGCTTGTCTATTTTCCAGGGGGCTTTCTGTCAGCGACGACCATCTCTTTTCTGGGAGCAGAAGACGGGTGAAATAAGGGGGAACACTTACGTTGCCAGGGACCCACTGGCCCATGACCTCCTGTCCCGACGGCGGGGTGAGGCGCGGCAACGCGCTGGGGACGGGCGGGTACATCCTCAGCGTTTCttcgaggacggcctggaGGTACTCGAGCCTGGCGGTGCTCTTGATGTTAATCTCCTCTTCAGTCGCGAACTCACTCCGGACCTCGTGGGCGAGCTTCGCCAGCACGTCCGGATTCGTTGTCAGGAGGTAGGTGGCGCCCGAGAgggccgtggccgtcgtcTCAGAGCCAGCGATGATGAGAACGTTTGAGTTTTCGTGGATTTCTTCCTCGGTCATGGCCTGGATTGGGGGAAGAAAGAAATAAAGGTCAGCCTTCTCTGGCGCGACACAGCCGAAAACGAAAAGCGTCAAGGGAAGGGTCAGGGGCGAGATCGCTAAAGATTTCatacctcctcctccttcttcttgagcaTGGCCTCAGCAAAGTCGGGTCGCGACATGCCAAGTGATACCCTCTTGTTGACCTTCTCCCGGACAAGCTCCATATGCGCCAGGCCGCTCTTGATCAGCGATTTGGGCACGAACATCTTGAGAAGTGGACCCACGCCCTTGTAGCTGTTGGCGACGTTGAACAACATGAGCATCTTAATCCTCTCAAATATGAGCCTCACCCAGGGGTGGTATTCGGAATTGTCTAGACAGCCAAACGGCTCACCAAAAGCGAGGTCGCCAATAATATCAAAGGTAGTGTAGTTGTACCAGGCCACAACGTCGACAGGCCCCCTGCTCGCGATGCCGTGGAGACGCTTGATGAGGAGGTCAATGTAGCTGAGGATTATGGGCTCCTGATCCTGCATGCTCTTGGCGGAGAATCCGTTTGCGAGGATGCGGCGGAAGCGCGAGTGGTTCTCGCGGTCGCTGAAAAGGATTTCCTTGTTGCCTTCCTCGGTGTGGTCCTTCCCGTTCTCCTCGGCTTTGCCCTTGCGGTGACCCATGATGTCCTTCCAGGCGTCTGGGTGGAGAAAGGATAGACCATTAGGGGATATGCGGATGATGTCGGCGTTGTATCGCTGGTGCAGGCTGAGGATCTCCCTGTGCGGGTTGCCGCGAAGGATCATCATCGAGTGGGGGATGCGGATTGCCGCCCAGAGCTTGGGGCCTGGGTACTTGCGTAACGGGTGGAGCATGAGGTTATAAAGGACGtagaaagagagggagaggatgaCCTGTTGCTGTCTGTTAGTTTCTCTTCTGGCAGTGGGAGCTGTAGGGGGTTTCGTCTCTCGAGTTTCAGTTCGGGGCAGCGAGTCTCACCAGGAAAATAGCCAACATAGGCCAGAGGACCAGAGACGGAAGCCTCGAGCCCGCCGCCTGGAGCTCCAAGATCATCTTGAACTATGGTTACAATTTTGGTCTAGTATATAAGAACGTGAATGTGAAGGTAACGAGAAGATGGAAGTAAGGTGAAGATGCTATCAGGGGCCTGATCAAGCACTGGGACCGAAGAGATGTTTGTCGTCCGTCGGTGCATTCTTGAGACGAGACGGACCTTCATGGCATCCTTATATGTTCTCCTCGACAAGAACTTACGCTAGCAACAGGGCCCACAAACTACCCCTGAGATTCAACGGATTGGAACATTGAAAGTGTCAACTGTTGCCTCGTTAGTGATTGGAGCCGCATGGTTCAAGCATCGAATATCCTGGGCGCAAGGATTACTCTACGTCTCCTTCCCGCTCGCGTGCGGTCAAGCGGGTGCTACGGAATCACCGGCTGTAAGAAATGCTGAGACTCCCGGCCATATCCGTACATGACACGATGAGCTAAGAGCCTGTGATTGAGACGGCCCACATCGCGTGGCTGTTTTAGCATGGGATGATCGGCGGACCGATTGTTAGGGAAATATCCAGAACCTTTGCTACGGACGAAGCAGTGCTTAATAATGTGTTATGCTTAGCATTGTCTATGTGAAAAGGGTTTTACTTTATACGGACAGTCGAAGGGCAATGTAGTCCGTCTTCTACAACCCTACTACCCCCTCATATCTACATGGCTGAAGCTTCCACCCTTACTATTAATCCTGGGGCTTCGTAGGAAACTTAGTATACCCTGTTATCAAAAAGTAACTAATTCTAGGTTTTGTCTTTTCCCCTAGCTAAGAGCTTTCAAGTTAATAATCGAAGAAGATTTGTAACAAAGTTCTATTGCGACTCTTCGGGACGACTTGCAGCGGCTTGCATCGCCCTGCGTGGCACAGTACGTTCTTGCAGACTCTGCGTTTCGTTCTGATTCCAATATGTAACCCTAGGCTAACAAGATTTGAAAGGGACAGATCCAAAACTACTCAGCTCAGAGCCAACCTGTTCCATCGAAAAAAACTTGCGCTTGTCGTGGCTGACGTGTGCTGCAAGGTTCTGGAGGATGGATTAGACTTACGAGCAAGGGACGCCTTATCCACCACCTCTGCCAATGCCAAAGATCTAAACTTTAAAAGGACGATGCCAAGCACGCTTAACTATATTAGGCTAACAATCAATCCGCGTTAGCATGGCCCCCTCATTGATCCATTGATCACGACAGGTTTGCGGCAATGGTTGAGAAAAGGCCCGTATACAATCAATCACATTCATGGCTGACAAATAGCTTCTACAGTATGGACTATGACGTGAAAGTCGGTTAAGACTTTTAGTTAGATAATGTGGGCTGTGATGCGTTAGATGCTCCGAGCAATAATGCATCGCAATGAGTGACATGTGGCGGAGGTTCCAGCTCGGGAAGACTCCAGTCTAGTACATGTACCGGAAGCTCCTGTTCTCAAAGTCGGTCAAGTCCTCCAGCACCGCCGCATCATTCGCCTCGGGAGGAGGGCCGCTCTGCTCGATATCACGCATCTTGTTCCTGCGGATGAGGAGCAGCCTCAGGGCAATGGCAATAGCCACTTGCGCAGCAATGCAGCCGATAATGAGCTTGCAGCCGGTCTGGTAGATGGGGGCCTCGGAGCCGAGGAAGCCGTGGGGTCCAATGATGTTGCCAATGCAGTAGGCGAGGAAAACAAAGGCGGTGGCCGTGGTCCTCTTGGTGTAGCCACCGACGTTGGAGGCGGGCATTTGGAGAGCGACGATGAGGGCACCAGTGAAAGAAGAGCACTGAAACCATGTTAGCAAATACTGCCGACTGTTGAATCATTCCCAGTCAAGAATGACAGAGTGTGACATGCCATGTAGTAGCCTGCCAGAAGACCACCCTTCATGGAGCGAGGAAGTTGCCAAAACAGCACAACAGCGATCAGCGTCGGCAGCAGCCAGATGACCATGACATATGTCCGGGCGTTCTTCAAGCGAGATGCCATGCATGGGCCAGTGAACATGTAGATAGCTGTGAATGCACCATACGGGATGCCATATGCAGTCGTGAGGAGGGCATCATGGGTGAATCCTTTGACGATGAGCTTGACAAAGTTTGCAATGCCGCCGTTGATGATCTCGTTGAACAACACAAACCAGAAGAGAAGCCAAACTTGGCCGTCACGGAACACTTCCTTGACCTGCTTCATTCTGACCTTGCTGTTGAAGACACCGCCACGGGCGCGCGCATTCTGGGCAATGAGCATGGCACGCTCCTCAATGGTAAAGCGCTTGGCAGTCAGAATATTGTCAGGCATGAAGAGGTAGAGAACAATGCCCCAGACAACAGTCAGACCGCCGCAGAGAACGTAGATGATGCGCCAGACGTCCCATCCCTTGGCCTAACCAACTCCGTAAAAGAGCACGCCGCCAGTCATACTGCCAATGCCGTTGAAGCAGTAGAAGAGTCCGGCACAGGAAGGCTGCTTCCCGCAGTCGAACCATTGCGAAACGATGAGCATAAAGGCGGGAGTAATGACCAAttcgaagacgccgaggaggaatcGGCAGATGGCAAGCCCGGTGAAATTCTGCGCCGCGGCTGTGCAGAGGAGAATCGTGCCCCAGCTGAGGACGAATGCCGCCACAATCTTGCCGGTTGGGTAGTGCTGGGCAATGTACGACGCGGGCCACTCAGCCGCCAGGTAGGCAAACTGCGCAAATTGGAGTTCAGCGGTCGCTCGGTCAAAGGCAGGAGAATGTGATCTCGAGACCAGGAAATCCAATGCCCGAATAACATGGGGGTTCGAATCATCACCGTACGACTTACGTAGAAGATGGACGCCATCCAGCTGTATTCGTCGCTGGTCATGCCGGTGGAAGTGAAGAGatcgaagacggcggagTAGCTGAGGGCCTGCTTATCGATATACTGGAGGAGGTAGGTCCCGCAAAGAAGGGGCATCAGTTGCCAGTCGATCTTGCGGCGGAGCCTCTTCaaggcggcctcgtcgctcATAAGCGCTTCGAGGCTCGCATTGGGGATGCCATGCTCGTGGAGGAACATCTGagcctcgtcgaggttggcggTCTCGGCGATCTTCATGTCGTCAACGGCCTCACAGTCGCCGTTGACGCTGGACTGGGCCTTGATACAGTCGTCCTGAGCCTTCTGGTCGTCCATGGCCGCGAAATTGTGGGTCTTTtcgttgttgatgttgtcagCCATGCTGGGGTTCCTGGCTGGTGGCGGCACGTGAGTGAATGTAGTGGTGTTGAATCGCTCGGTATGACACTCCAGGGCAGGTTGACCTTCAGCTGTCTTGTTGAGACTTTTGGAAGGGAGCCAGCCACATTCACAACTTAAGTACACGAGGCCGCGCTGTTGCGATACAGCGTGAGTACGTATCCGCAGCAGCTATCGTTGAACAAGATAGTCGGACCAAGTCTCCGATGGGTTCCCATCCCGTCTCTTACCCCGGACTCGAGTCCCAAAAGTAGGGCCAGCACTTATCGCGGGGGACACGTCCATGATCCCGGCCTAGTCGGTTTTACCCCAGGCCTGGCTTATCGTCCCTTTCTCTACAACTCGCAGACTGGACCCGCCAGTATCGCGCATGGACAAGTTACTGAGCGGGGGACTGGGGGTGGAGTGTGCCCATCTTTCCCACCGGAAACCTGGAGATAGCTAGTTAGTGCACAAGTCAAGGGGCAATCGTGGCGGGTCAAGTGGCCCACCGACCTCGGACTGAGAATGAACAGTGGGTGATCTTTCCAATATCTATCTTACACAAAGGTTCGGGTTGAAATACCGATGA
This genomic interval carries:
- a CDS encoding Isotrichodermin C-15 hydroxylase, coding for MILELQAAGSRLPSLVLWPMLAIFLVILSLSFYVLYNLMLHPLRKYPGPKLWAAIRIPHSMMILRGNPHREILSLHQRYNADIIRISPNGLSFLHPDAWKDIMGHRKGKAEENGKDHTEEGNKEILFSDRENHSRFRRILANGFSAKSMQDQEPIILSYIDLLIKRLHGIASRGPVDVVAWYNYTTFDIIGDLAFGEPFGCLDNSEYHPWVRLIFERIKMLMLFNVANSYKGVGPLLKMFVPKSLIKSGLAHMELVREKVNKRVSLGMSRPDFAEAMLKKKEEEAMTEEEIHENSNVLIIAGSETTATALSGATYLLTTNPDVLAKLAHEVRSEFATEEEINIKSTARLEYLQAVLEETLRMYPPVPSALPRLTPPSGQEVMGQWVPGNTSLAVWHWAMYHTEKNFAKPFEFRPERWLGDAEFANDRGDALMPFHTGPRNCIGMNLAYAEMRIILSRIIWNFDLQLAPESRNWIDHPVFVLWHKPGLMVHLTPRKSG
- a CDS encoding Allantoate permease; this translates as MADNINNEKTHNFAAMDDQKAQDDCIKAQSSVNGDCEAVDDMKIAETANLDEAQMFLHEHGIPNASLEALMSDEAALKRLRRKIDWQLMPLLCGTYLLQYIDKQALSYSAVFDLFTSTGMTSDEYSWMASIFYFAYLAAEWPASYIAQHYPTGKIVAAFVLSWGTILLCTAAAQNFTGLAICRFLLGVFELVITPAFMLIVSQWFDCGKQPSCAGLFYCFNGIGSMTGGVLFYGAKGWDVWRIIYVLCGGLTVVWGIVLYLFMPDNILTAKRFTIEERAMLIAQNARARGGVFNSKVRMKQVKEVFRDGQVWLLFWFVLFNEIINGGIANFVKLIVKGFTHDALLTTAYGIPYGAFTAIYMFTGPCMASRLKNARTYVMVIWLLPTLIAVVLFWQLPRSMKGGLLAGYYMACHTLSFLTGNDSTCSSFTGALIVALQMPASNVGGYTKRTTATAFVFLAYCIGNIIGPHGFLGSEAPIYQTGCKLIIGCIAAQVAIAIALRLLLIRRNKMRDIEQSGPPPEANDAAVLEDLTDFENRSFRYMY